In one window of Drosophila ananassae strain 14024-0371.13 chromosome XR, ASM1763931v2, whole genome shotgun sequence DNA:
- the LOC26514405 gene encoding LOW QUALITY PROTEIN: protein nutcracker (The sequence of the model RefSeq protein was modified relative to this genomic sequence to represent the inferred CDS: inserted 2 bases in 1 codon; deleted 1 base in 1 codon; substituted 1 base at 1 genomic stop codon) — protein MRHPNIKLFFVSSLLQMVLNGLVAATGESKGPELAPKKHRRQLLPQNRSLKLPPLILEHANLESVPKHLENLMEQYKDKKXPAXALELGYAEEETYLDKRHLLLPVPAFSSFYARNVQLLSEQPAKYVIGFNDTAYTMRLRILLDKHAIQGAGLVTVLQSRLMAITVGDQLMVTLSPAPSSKLPGFSISLSIGRYILNIQPKSKPIAKAHRFRKLDELSFQLKQNLFQPMRSQQLTQMAQNLQPSLLGLPGELYQEIFVDLNENQMKVVSEVNRQLSFHSKQLKSLKGGRK, from the exons ATGCGGCACCCGAACATCaagcttttttttgtatccagCCTTCTGCAGATGGTTTTAAATGGTTTG GTTGCAGCAACAGGCGAATCTAAAGGCCCCGAATTGGCCCCCAAGAAGCATCGGCGACAATTGTTGCCGCAGAACCGCAGTCTGAAGCTGCCACCACTGATCTTGGAACATGCCAACTTAGAGTCGGTGCCGAAGCATCTGGAGAATCTAATGGAACAGTACAAGGACAAAAAATAGCCTGC GGCTCTGGAGTTGGGCTATGCGGAGGAGGAGACGTACTTGGACAAGAGGCATCTCCTTCTACCGGTGCCGGCCTTTAGCAGTTTTTATGCCCGCAATGTCCAGCTATTGAGTGAACAGCCCGCCAAATATGTCATCGGTTTCAATGACACCGCCTACACAATGCGACTGCGCATTTTGCTCGACAAGCACGCCATCCAGGGAGCGGGTTTGGTCACCGTTCTGCAGTCCCGCCTGATGGCCATTACCGTGGGTGACCAGCTAATGGTAACTCTTTCCCCGGCGCCAAGCTCGAAACTGCCCGGTTTCAGCATTAGTCTCTCGATCGGCCGATATATTCTCAATATCCAGCCGAAATCGAAGCCCATT GCCAAAGCCCACAGATTCCGGAAACTGGATGAACTATCATTTCAGTTGAAGCAGAATCTTTTCCAGCCGATGAGATCGCAGCAGCTGACGCAGATGGCCCAGAACCTGCAGCCATCGTTGCTGGGACTTCCTGGGGAGCTCTATCAGGAGATCTTCGTCGATCTCAACGAAAATCAGATGAAGGTGGTGTCGGAAGTCAATCGACAGCTCAGCTTTCACAGCAAGCAGCTGAAGAGTCTTAAGGGGGGACGAAaatga